Genomic window (Rathayibacter sp. VKM Ac-2760):
CTGATCGCCGCCGCGATCCTGCTGCCGACCCGCCGCGAGCTCGAGTCCGCCGATCGCGCCCCGAGCGGCGGAGTCGACTGGCTCGGCCTGATCCTGGTCTCCGGCGGCCTCGTCGCCCTGCTCGTCCCGCTGATCCAGGGCGAGGACGAGGGCTGGCCGCTCTGGACCTTCCTCTCGATCGCCGGCGGCGTGATCCTCCTCGCCGCGTTCGGTGCCTGGGAGGTCGCGTACACGCGTCGCGGCCGCGCGCCGCTCGTGCCGCCGACGCTCTTCCGCCACCCCGCCTTCACCGGCGGTGTCATCCTCGCGCTGGTCTACTTCGCGGCGTTCACGAGCATCTTCTTCACCATCTCGCTGCTCTGGCAGTCGGGGCTCGGGCACACGGCGCTGGAGTCGGGCCTCGTCTCGATCCCGTTCGCGATCGGCAGCATCGTCAGCTCCTCGCAGAGCAACCGCCTCACCGCGAAGCTCGGCCGCAACGTGCTCGTGCTCGGCAGCGGGCTGCTCGCCGTGGGCCTGATCTGGGTGTGGCTGGTGCTGCTGACCGCGACCCCGGACTCGATCACCAACTGGCAGCTGCTCGCCCCGCTGTTCATCGCCGGCATCGGCAACGGCTTCTTCATCGCGCCGAACGTGCAGTTCATCGTCGCGACGGTCGACCCGCAGGACGCGGGCGCGGCCAGCGGCGTGATCTCGGCCATCCAGCGGATCGGCTCGGCCGTCGGCATCGCGGCCATCGGCAGCGTGCTCTTCGGCGGCCTCGTCATCACCGGCCCGGACACCGTGGCGTCGGGCTTCCTCGACGCGGCGGCTCCGGCGATGCTGATCAGCGCGCTGATGGCGATCGCGGCGTTCGCGCTGGTGTTCGTGCTGCCGAAGTCGGTGTCGCGCCGGGGCTGACCCCGGCGCGACCGCCTACTCCTGCGGGCGCGCTGCCGCCGCGGCCTTCGCGGCGGCGGGCAGCGCGTCCACGATGCGGCCGATCGCCGCGTCGTCGTGCGCGGCCGAGACGAACCACGCCTCGAACACCGACGGCGGCAGCGAGACACCCGCGTCGAGCATGGCGTGGAAGAAGGCCGGGTAGCGGAACGACTCCTGCGCCTGCACCTCGGCGTAGTCGCGCACCGGCCGGCCGAGGTCGGTGAACATGAAGCTGAAGAGGCTGCCCGCGCTCTGCACCGTGTGCGCGACGCCCTCCGCCGAGAGCGCCGCAGAGACCTCGCCTTGCAGCGTCAGCGACGTCCGGTCGAGCGAGGCGTAGACGGCCTCGTCGGCGAGCTGCAGGGTGCGGATGCCCGCGGCCACGGCGACCGGGTTCCCGGAGAGCGTGCCCGCCTGGTAGACCGGCCCGAGCGGGGCCAGGTGGTCCATCACGTCCGCGCGGCCGCCGAGCGCGGCGACCGGCATGCCGCCGCCGATGACCTTGCCGAAGGTGAAGAGGTCGGCGACGTAGGGCGCCTCGGAGTCGCGGTTCTCCAGCCCCCACCAGCCGCCGGCGCTGACGCGGAAGCCGGTCAGCACCTCGTCCATGATCAGCAGCGAGCCGTTGGCGTGCACCAGCTCGGCGAGTGCGGCGTTGAAGCCCGGCTCGGGCGGGACGACGCCCATGTTCGCGGCGGCCGCCTCGGTGATCACGGCGGCGATCTCGGAGCCGCGCTCCGCGAGGACCGCCCGCACCGCGTCCAGGTCGTTGTAGGGCAGCACGATCGTCTGCGCCGCCGTCGCCGCGGTCACCCCGGCCGAGGCGGGCAGCGCGAGCGTCGCGAGGCCCGATCCCGCGTCGGCCAGCAGGCCGTCGGAGTGGCCGTGGTAGTGGCCGGAGAACTTGATCAGCAGGTCGCGGCCGGTGACGCCGCGGGCGAGGCGGATCGCGGTCATCGTCGCCTCGGTGCCGGTCGAGACCAGCCGCAGCTTCTCGATCGGCGACACTCCGCCGGCCGTGATCCGCGCCTCCACCAGCTCGGCCAGCTCGGTCTCGGCCGGGGTCGACGCGCCGAAGGAGAGTCCGCGGGCGGCCGCCTCCTGCACCGCGGCGACGACCTCGGGGTGCGCGTGGCCGAGCACGGCCGGACCCCAGGAGCAGACCAGGTCGACGTACTCGCGGCCGTCGGCGTCGGTGATGTACGGGCCGGTCGCCGACACCATGAACCGCGGGGTGCCACCGACCGAGCGGAAGGCCCTGACCGGCGAGTTGACGCCTCCGGGGATCGCGTGCCGGGCACGCTCGTACAGGGTGTCGTTCGCGGTGGGAGTCACCCGACCACGATACGGCGCGGACCCTTCACGGAGGATGTGCCTACCTGAGCAGGTCGTTCGCGAGCTCGACGGCCCAGTAGGTCAGCACGGCGTCGGCGCCGGCTCGGACGATGCCGGTGACCGACTCGACGATCGCCGCCTCGCGCTGGATCCAGCCGTTCGCGGCGGCCGCCTCGATCATCGCGTACTCGCCGGACACCTGGTACGCCCAGACCGGCACGTCCGAGATCGCGGCGACGTCGGACAGCACGTCGAGGTACGACATCGCCGGCTTCACCATCACGACGTCCGCGCCCTCGGCGAGGTCGAGCGT
Coding sequences:
- a CDS encoding MFS transporter gives rise to the protein MTETSTDRATGAPPAPDRRAWRSLVVLLAGMFIALLDTTIVNVALPTIRTTLDASESTLSWIISGYALAFGLALIPAGRLGDRFGHKWVFVSGVALFTVASFACGLAADDVQLVIARVVQGLAGGMFVPAVNAYIQILFRGPARGKAFAVMGAVLGVSSALGPIIGGLIIQGFGDENGWRLVFWVNLPIGLITLIAAAILLPTRRELESADRAPSGGVDWLGLILVSGGLVALLVPLIQGEDEGWPLWTFLSIAGGVILLAAFGAWEVAYTRRGRAPLVPPTLFRHPAFTGGVILALVYFAAFTSIFFTISLLWQSGLGHTALESGLVSIPFAIGSIVSSSQSNRLTAKLGRNVLVLGSGLLAVGLIWVWLVLLTATPDSITNWQLLAPLFIAGIGNGFFIAPNVQFIVATVDPQDAGAASGVISAIQRIGSAVGIAAIGSVLFGGLVITGPDTVASGFLDAAAPAMLISALMAIAAFALVFVLPKSVSRRG
- the hemL gene encoding glutamate-1-semialdehyde 2,1-aminomutase, whose protein sequence is MTPTANDTLYERARHAIPGGVNSPVRAFRSVGGTPRFMVSATGPYITDADGREYVDLVCSWGPAVLGHAHPEVVAAVQEAAARGLSFGASTPAETELAELVEARITAGGVSPIEKLRLVSTGTEATMTAIRLARGVTGRDLLIKFSGHYHGHSDGLLADAGSGLATLALPASAGVTAATAAQTIVLPYNDLDAVRAVLAERGSEIAAVITEAAAANMGVVPPEPGFNAALAELVHANGSLLIMDEVLTGFRVSAGGWWGLENRDSEAPYVADLFTFGKVIGGGMPVAALGGRADVMDHLAPLGPVYQAGTLSGNPVAVAAGIRTLQLADEAVYASLDRTSLTLQGEVSAALSAEGVAHTVQSAGSLFSFMFTDLGRPVRDYAEVQAQESFRYPAFFHAMLDAGVSLPPSVFEAWFVSAAHDDAAIGRIVDALPAAAKAAAAARPQE